The stretch of DNA ACTCTTTTTGGTAAAGACTCCAAAAGGTCGTAAACAGATTTCTGAGGAATTAAGTCTTGGAGAAGGCACTGTTAGAACCCTTTTAAAGAAACTTGCTGCTTCGGGCTTGATTGAGTCCCAACAAAAAGGTCATTTTCTGAGTGAGGAAGGAATTAAAGTTGTAAACGAGATTTCTACTCTTTTTTCAGAACCCGTTGAGATAGAATCTATAGAAGGCTTCCCTGCATGTGCTCTCATTGTGAAGAATCCTCCTGAGTTTAAGAGTATAGAGTTGAGAGATGAAGCTATTAGATTTTTTGCAAAAGGAGCCATGATTTTACTCTGTTCTGGGGGAGAAGTGATATTTCCTGAGGACGGGAGGCCCTTAAAGGACACACTCCCTGAGATAGATAGAGAAGTGAAGAGACTACCTCTTAAAGATGGAGACTTAATCGTAATAACATGGGCAGAAAGTAGAACAAATGCTATTAAGAGCGCTATTCATGTAGCGGTGGTTTTAAAAGAGGATTCGTTGCCCAGTGAGATCAGAAAACTGGCAGAATAAATTTGAGGTGTTCGCGATGAAGATAAAGCATCCCTTAAGTAAAAAGGAAGTTAAGAGGATAATAGAAGATATGAGTAAAATTTTTGGAAATGAGGTAGCAAAGAAGCTGATATCTAAGAATGATCAGGTTCTAATAGGAGAATTCGATAAAAAAACTCAGATACTCTTTGTTAACAAAAAACCGCGGTTTATAAAGAGGGAAGACCTTATTTTCCCCTTGGTTATAGCCTTGTATGAAATCTCAAATGTGGAGGATCTGAGGAAATGGAAACGTAGAGTAGTTGTAGATCAAGGAGCAGTACCCTATATTCTAAATGGGGCTGATGTCATGGCTCCGGGTATAGTAGATGCAGATGAAGAAATAAAAGAGGGGGATTTCGTTTTTATTGTAGAGGAACAATATGGAAGACCTTTAGCTATTGGAATAGCTTTATTAGATGGAAAAACTATGAAGGAAAAGAAAAAAGGAAAAGCTGTGAAAGTGATACATCATGCAAAGGATAAAATTTGGGAGTTGACGGTGTTATGACGGAAAAGAAGAAGATTAGAGTGGTTACAGGTGGAGTTTTTGATATCCTGCATGTGGGTCATATCCATTTTTTGCAGCATGCAAAAGAACTTGGCGATGAACTTATAGTGATAGTGGCACATGATAAAACTGTTGAGGAAAGAAAAGGTAGGGCGCCTATAAATTCTATGTATGAGAGAGCAGAGGTCTTAAAGGCTCTTAAAATGGTGGATGATGTTGTTATTGGGAAACCTGATTGTATAAGTTTTGAGTTAGTTAAAAAGCTAAATCCCGATATTATTGCTTTGGGACCAGATCAGAATTTCGATATTAATGTTCTTAAAGAAGAGCTAAAAAAGAATGGTATTAACGCTGAGGTTATAAGAATCCCCTACTCCTATAAAAGCGACATTGCTAAAACTAGTAAAATAATTCAAAAAATAGTAGAGATATTTTGCGAGTGATTTTAGCACATCTGATTTTAGCAAATTTTGGTGATTATAAAAATATGAAGATTTAACTTAAATCGTAATCTATGGCTCCGTCTAAGATTCTCTCAACTATCGGATTTGCTCCGATACTTCTTTTCTTTTCACCTGAAACCCTGTCAAAGAGATTCTCGAGTTCTGAGTCCTTATTTATTCTCCTGTTTATTGGATTTGATATTATTATGTTGTCTTCCTCGCTAAGTGCGTGTATGTCACTACTGAGGATGTGTGGCGATCTAACTCCTGTCATTATAACCATTGCTCTGACGACCTTTCCAAGCTCCTTGTCGATTCTCGCGCCCCATTTTATTTCGGATTTTGCTCCAAGCTTTTCATAGACTATCTGCATTGCATCGTTTATCTCTCCAAGACTAACATCTGGCCCGACTGTAAAGTGAACTAGTGCAGATTCGCCACTTCCAAACTCAACTTCAAGCATTTTGTTGTTTAGTGCATTGTTTATTGCGTCAACAGCCCTTCTATTAGAGTCACTCTCACCAATTCCAATCAACGCTGCTCCACCATTTTTCATAACACTATAAACGTCGGCAAAATCAATATTGACCATGGAGGGGAGCATTATTGTCTCTGTAATACCTTTAACCATTCTTGCTATTATCTCATCTGCAAATCTGAATGCTGCAGAGATTGGTAATTTTGGTACAAGTTCAAGAAGTTTATCATTTTCTATTATCACTACAGTATCAGAGTATTTGAGCAGGGCTTGTATTCCAGCTTTTGCTTTTTCGATTCTTTTTGTTCCTTCATTCCTGAATGGATATGTCACAACGCTTACAATGAGTGGCTCTTGAATTCTCCCACCGTTTCTAGCTTCTTCCTTTATTATCTTTGCAATCACCGGGGCTGCTCCAGTTCCAGTACCATTACCCATTCCAGCAGTCAAAAATACGAGATCCACATCTCTAACAACATCAGCAATTTCATCTCTA from Thermococcus sp. EP1 encodes:
- the ftsZ gene encoding cell division protein FtsZ codes for the protein MVFKILEQAGINLDINNNDDKIQETLSDLDVSKAFIKIAIIGIGGSGNNTITRLYELGVEGAELIAMNTDAQHLARTKAHRKILLGKNITHGKGSGGNPRIGYLAAEASRDEIADVVRDVDLVFLTAGMGNGTGTGAAPVIAKIIKEEARNGGRIQEPLIVSVVTYPFRNEGTKRIEKAKAGIQALLKYSDTVVIIENDKLLELVPKLPISAAFRFADEIIARMVKGITETIMLPSMVNIDFADVYSVMKNGGAALIGIGESDSNRRAVDAINNALNNKMLEVEFGSGESALVHFTVGPDVSLGEINDAMQIVYEKLGAKSEIKWGARIDKELGKVVRAMVIMTGVRSPHILSSDIHALSEEDNIIISNPINRRINKDSELENLFDRVSGEKKRSIGANPIVERILDGAIDYDLS
- a CDS encoding adenylyltransferase/cytidyltransferase family protein, with the translated sequence MTEKKKIRVVTGGVFDILHVGHIHFLQHAKELGDELIVIVAHDKTVEERKGRAPINSMYERAEVLKALKMVDDVVIGKPDCISFELVKKLNPDIIALGPDQNFDINVLKEELKKNGINAEVIRIPYSYKSDIAKTSKIIQKIVEIFCE
- a CDS encoding RNA-binding protein → MKIKHPLSKKEVKRIIEDMSKIFGNEVAKKLISKNDQVLIGEFDKKTQILFVNKKPRFIKREDLIFPLVIALYEISNVEDLRKWKRRVVVDQGAVPYILNGADVMAPGIVDADEEIKEGDFVFIVEEQYGRPLAIGIALLDGKTMKEKKKGKAVKVIHHAKDKIWELTVL
- a CDS encoding DUF4443 domain-containing protein; translation: MDWKRGAYPEFKMEDVLITLFLVKTPKGRKQISEELSLGEGTVRTLLKKLAASGLIESQQKGHFLSEEGIKVVNEISTLFSEPVEIESIEGFPACALIVKNPPEFKSIELRDEAIRFFAKGAMILLCSGGEVIFPEDGRPLKDTLPEIDREVKRLPLKDGDLIVITWAESRTNAIKSAIHVAVVLKEDSLPSEIRKLAE